Genomic DNA from Euzebyales bacterium:
CACCGTGTCGGGCAGCCGCACGTCGGTCGGGATGCTGTACTCGATCTGGAGCTTGTCGCCGGCGAGGACCGCGAGGAAGCACTCGACCGGCCGACCACCGGCGTAGGCCACCCGGATCTGGTCGATCACCGGCACGCCGGCACCGAGGCGGAGGGTCCGCGCCTCGGACGGGTCGGGCATGCGGAAGATCAGGTGCTCGTCGAAGTGGGTCAGCTGATGGCCCTGCTCGCCGATCCGTGCGTAGGTGCCGCCGGGCCCGGTGTCCCGTTCGCGGATCCGTCCTGTCGCGACGTCGAGCGGGAGGTAGCTGTCGGCGATCTTGGCGGGCTGCCACCGTGCACCCTGCAGGCGGGTGGAGACGACCCGCTTCCGGGCGAACACCTGGTCGCCGGTCGCGAGCTCGAGCAACTCCGCAACATGCTCCGGTGCCGGGATTTCGCCCAGGGTGACCGCCTGGCGGTAGTCGAAGCCCTGCGCGTGTGCGTCACGCTCAAGGGGGCTCACCTCGTTTGTGCCATGCCGAAGGAAGTCCGCTGGGTCGTGGTTGATGAGCCGCTTGGCGTCGGCGACGAAGACGCCGACACCGCGCTCGGTCCTGATGCGTCCCTCCTGCGTCAACTGCGCCAGCGCGTTGCGGATCGTCGCGCGCGACGTGCCGAAGCGGCGCATGAGGGCTGACTCCGACGGTAGCTTGTCGCCCCCGCGCAGCTCGCCGGCGTCGAGCAGGGTGCGCAGCTGGTCGGCGATCTGCTTGTACACGGCGCGGTCGTCAAGGGGATCGACCGGCGGAATGCTCGTCACGCTCGCCACCACGTGCCCCTGACGCGATCGATTGACGCGTGCGTCAACATTACTGCCCACCTGAGTGAAAGGGAAGACAAGAAAACAAGCACCTAAGCACTTGTACACATAAGTACCTGTCGACTATAGTCGATAGTAGAGTCGGCGGCCAGACGGTCGCCGGCCCACCGGAGGACCGGAAGACCCCGGCCACGGAGGTGGGTGATGAGAACCGACAGCCAGTGGATGCGGATCGCGACCGCGCTAGGAGCCGTGACCCGACAGGCGCGCATCGGCGTGGTGCGCAGCGGACGCGGAGGCTCGGCGCCTCGCGTGTTCGCAGACGATCAAGATGCATGGTTGGGACCCGATGACGAGGTCGTCGCCCGGGTCTTCGAACCGGCCGACCTCCTCGACGTCGGGCGGTTCCAGGGCCTCGAGCCGTACGAGCGGATCGCCGAGAACCTGATCGATCTGGCGTGGGACGAGCGGGACGGTCACAACCGGCAGCCGGGTCCGCCGCTATCGATCCTCCTGCACGGTCCGTCTCGGGTGGCCATGGCAGTCCTCGCGCACACGGTGGCGTGGGGCCTCGACGCTGATCTCGTCCAGGTGTTCGCCGCGGCGGTGCTGCCGAGCAGCAACGGCGGGTCGCAGCCGATCGTCGCACCCGCGGTCAACAAGGCGCGGGGACGGCGACGGAGCGTCCTGTTCATCGATCAGCTCGACATGCTGTCCACCGCGGACGGCCACGATGTGAGGAGGCAGCGCGCGATGAACGATCTCGTCGCCGAGGTCCTGCGCCCCGCTTACGGGCGCGCCCCGATCGTGATCGCCGCCTACGTGGGCGACGACGCCCCCGACCGCCGTCTGACCGACCGGTTCGAGCACATCGTGTTCATCGACGTGCCGGAGTCCGATGATGCGGAGGTCGCCCCGGTGCGTCACCGGTCGGCGTCGGCTTCCGTTCGTACGGCGCCCACACATGCGCACGTGCAGCACGGGGGTCAACGATGTGGACCGACCATGGAGTCGGCTGCGTAGGTGGGCGGACGCGGCGAGGGGTTCGAGTCCGCGGATAGGTCAGCGGCCTCCTCCGTGTCGGCGATCTGGGCTGCCAGCCGACATGGTTCGGGCGTGTACTGATGGCCACTTGACGAGGCGCGCCCCACGGTCCTGGCTAGGCAACTACCGCCGTCGGAACAAGAGCACACTCGTCCCGCCATGATCGTGCGGGCGCGCGGGGAGGTCGCGATGTGAGTGTCGGGCAATGCGGTTCCGTGGCCGACGCTGTCGATGCCTCCAAGGACGAAGTGCCGTGCGCCGTATCACCATCACCGATGCCGCAGCATCACGTCAGTGTCGCGGGCGTCGTCGTCGACCCCGAAGGCCGTGTACTTGCGGTCCGTCGTCGCGACAACGGGGCGTGGGAGCTGCCGGGCGCGGTGCTCGAACGAGGCGAGTTGATCGAGGACGGGCTGGCGCGCGAGATCAAGGAAGAGGCTGGCGTCCTGGTCGATGTGGTCCGCTTATCCGGCGTCTACAAGCACATCGCCCGCGGGATCGTCGCCATCGTCTTCTATTGTGAGCTTGCCCACGAGCTCGAGACCGACTGGGCCGAGACCGTCGGTGTGCGTTGGATGGATCGAATCGAGGTCGCGGATCGTATGACCCCTGTGTTCGCCCAGCGAGTTCTCGACGCGCTCGACCGCGGCTCGAACTCGGCCCCGGCGGTGCGGCACCACGATGGGGGTCATTCATCCCGCCGTTGCACATGTCCATCGCGAACAAGCACCGTTCTCGGCGCCGACTGATATGGGATGCACCACACACGGCTGTTCATTCATGCCCGCCCTCGGCCAGAACCACGAACGCATGGCGGCCGTCGTGACGTTTGTCTGGCTCATCTCGTTCATCGTCGCCTGACCATGACCGCGCATGATGCACCCGTCGACGCCAGCTGGCGGCGCATCGTTTCGCCCGATTCGGCCGTCTGAAGGGCCGAACCTCGGACGGGAGGCACAGGTCATGGCCCCAGGTGACGGTCCGCGACGAACGGATGCTGCGCGCACTGTTGCGGCCGTCATCACGCACGTCAGTCACCGTGTGCTCGCCATCCAGCGCTTCGACGATGACGAGTGGCTGCTGCCCGGGGGGCGGGTCTCATCCGGTGAGGACGCTGAGGTCCGGCTCCGGCAGTACGTGCGGGGTGCCACGGGGTTCGAGATCCGGGACCTGGCCACCACCGGCTGCTATCCGAGCGGCCGATGGCGCCGTCGAATTCTTCCGATGCGAGATCAAGGGTGTCGGATCCGACATCACCTCTGGCACGCGGACGATGCGCTGGATGGACAGCCGCGCGCTCGTCGCGCACATGGACCCCGTCAGTGCCAAGGGAATGCTCGATGCGCTCGACGCGTACGCGCACGTCGGGCCAGCTGACCGTGGACCCGGGGCTCGGACGCTGCTCGCCAGCTGACCCTGTCGACGACGCCCCTCCCTCACGGCGCGTTCAGGAGGCGTCCTCCGCGACGTCCGGCGGGGCCGCCGCGCGCAGCTCGCGGTAGAGGGCCTCGGTCTCGGGGGTGAGCCAGCCGCCGTCGGCTTCGACGCGCAGGCGCAGCCGGCGCATGCACGCGTCGACGCCCGCAGGGTCGCCGGCCATGTCCGCGGTGCGCATACGGTCCCTGTGCAGCAGCTCGCTGGTCGGCGCGGCGAGCAGGCCGCGGTCCACGGCCCATGCTGCTCGCTCGACGTCACCAATCGTCAGCGACTGCATTGCCAACCGGTGGGCGATGTCGATGATCATGCCCGCCGTCCGCAGCGCGGTTCCGTCGGCGTGTGCCCACGCCGCTGCGTCGGTGAACGGCTCGCCCCGCACCAGCTCCAGCGCCGTGTAGATGCTGCGGGCCTGGGCCGGAGGCGGCTGGTGGTCGAGCCCGCCGACCAGCTCGTCGCAGCGTGCGAGGTCCGTGGTGACGGTGTCGCTGAGCTCGAGGCGGCCGTCGTCGGTGCGCACGACCGCCGGGTCGGACGTGCCGAGGAGGGCGTCGACCGTGGCAATGGCATGCTCGAGTACATCCGGATCCGGTGTGCGCCCCGGCCGTAGGAGGCCGAGCAGCGTACCGACGTCCGCACCGGTCCGATGGACGGCGAGCCAGGTCAGCAGCTCCGCCGCGTCGGCGTCGATGGTCAGTGAGCGATCGTCGATCGTCAGTGGGCCCAGCAGACCCACGACGCGAATGGACCGCCGCTCGTCGGTCGCCGTTGCCAGTCGCATGTGATCGTCGGCCAGCACCGGTCGCAGCGCTGGCGGTCCGGGCGTCGCGACGTGGCCGTGGGTCGTCGGACGCAGCAGGTCACCGAACCGGTCCCAGTCATCCGGCGTCAGCCACTCCGGCGGGTCGAGCCGGATGTCGTCGGGCCACAGCCGTACCTCGTGGCCACTGAGCTCCACTTGGGTCGCCGGCCCCTCACGACCGGCCACGACGAGGCCGACAGCGGGGTGCGCCGCGGCATCAAGCAGCGCGTGCACGTCGTCATCCGCCACTCCCGATCCGCACAGCACCACGATGCGCGAGTCCGCCCGCTCGACGGCGTCGCCCAATCGCCGGACGCGATCGAGGGCCGCGCCGGCGTCGGCAGCGATCGACACCCGGGCCAATCGTTCGACGAGCGGGTGGTGGCGGCCGACGACGACGATCTCGGCGCCGCGGGCGGCGCCGGCTGCGGCGAGCTCCGCGGTCCACGACGTCATGGCGTCGGCGACCAGATCGTCCGGGCCGCACACGCCGACGCCGGCGACCGCGATGGGATCAATGAGCAGCAGCGCACCTGCGTCCGTGCGGCCGCACGAGACGAGCGCAGGGACGTAGCGACGATCGTGCGTAGCAGGCGCCATCTCGAGCTCCGCTGCGACGATCCACCGCCGGCCGTCGTCCGACGCGGTGACGCCGGGCGGCGTCGTCTGCTCAGCGGTCGAGAGGTGCAGCACGACGTCCTCACCGAGCTCGACCGCACGCACCTCCGGGGCGGCTCCATGCTCGGCGAAGTGCTCGGTCAGCGTGCAGAGCACACGGTCGGTGCGGTGCGTGAGGTCGTGCTCGGCCATTGATCGCAGCCAGCGTTCGAGCTCGGCAGCCTCGGGGTCGACGGGCGCAGGGACGGCACCGACCGCGCGGTGCCGGAGCCGGTGGCGTCGGCGGTTCGCGATCAGCCCGAGGAGCACAGCCGCCAGGACCGCCGTGGCGGCGGGTGCCAGGTTCCAATCGTCGTTGCGTTCGCGTGCGGGTGCCTCGAACCGGGCAGGCGCGAGCTGTCCTCGATGAGGGAGGGCGGGTGGCTCCGAGCCGACGGCGCTGTCGGCGGCTTCCGGCCTCGCCACGGGCGGCGGCAACGTCGAGGGCGTGACCGGGGCAGGCACTGGTGCCGTCGCGCCGCCGGGGTGGTCCGTAGGCGGCCGAGGCGCCTCGTCTCGCGCTCCCGTGCGTGACCCTGCACGTCGGCCACCATGGTCCGATCCCGCACGTGTCCCACCGTCGTCTGACCTGGCACCCTCGCCGGTGCCGTCCGACGATGGCTCCATGGTCGGTAGGCGCAGGACCCATCCTGGGCGGATCAGGTCGGGATCATCGACGTGCCCGCCATCGGGCTGGCGCCGTCCCCGGTTGCGGGAATGGATCTCGCGCCACCGCTCGCCGTCGTCGAGGTGCTCTTCGGCGATGCTCCACAGGTCATCCCCAGCGCTGACCGTGACCCGGGCGGGAGGGGCCGGGACGTTGGCGTCCGGAGGCAGCTCGAGCCGCCACCCCGGGCGGATCAGGGTGGCGCCCCGCTGCAGCCGTCCCCCGTCCGGCTGTGGGCGGTCGATGTTGCGAGCTGCGATTTCCTTCCATCGATGACCCTCACCGAGGGTGCGCTCGGCGATCGACCACAGCGAGTCGTGCGTGCGTACCGTCCACCACGCACCTGTGGTCGCCTGCTGCTCCGGGGGCGGCGCGTCCTCGGGCCGCGAAGTGTGCTGGTCGGCTCTGGCCTCGACGGGCGCGCCTGCGGTCGGCGGCACGGGCGGTGGCTCGGCCGCGGCTCGGGTGGTGACCGATGACATCAGCATCACGGTCGCCACGAGGCGCGCCGCGAGCTGCTGCACCGGACCGAGCCCGGGAAGTGCTTGTGCCACGGTCCGTCGCAGCACCGCTGCGATCTCGAGGATGATGCCCGCCGTGATCGCGGCCCACGTGAGCCACAGGACCACGGCCAGGGCCTGCAGGAGCGTCGTCGGAGCGATCTGCCCGTACCGCAGTGCGGCCATCACCGTCTCGAGCTGTGGCATCGACCGCGGCAGCGGCCAACCGACCGTCACCGCCAGCGCGATGGGCACGCCGGCCACGAGCAGCACCAGCCCGACCCCGGCCGCGAAGCCGGCTGCGAGATCGTGACGTCGTCGGGACGGGCGCATCATGGTCCTCCATCGCTCACACCGGTCGCGGCCCGTGCCTGCCGGGACGCTGTCACCGTCGGATCGCCGACCCCGGCGAGGCCGAGCAGCAGCATCTCCACGCGCATCCGCACGTCGACGGTGACCGTGTCGCCGGTGATCCGGGTGGTCCCGGTGGCTGGCGTCGATGCGAGGTACGCGGCGACCGCGTCGTGGCCGTCGACCGGATCGACGATCGCGCGACCGGAACGCAGTTCGTGCTCATCCACCGCCTGCACGCCCGCGCGGGCGGCGTTGCCGGCGATGTCCGCCGCCTGCCGGCGCGCAGCGAGCAGCCGACCACCGTCGAGCACGAGGGCGGCCGTCAACAGCAGCGCCATCGTGACGATGACGACGAAGACGCTGAGGCTGCCGTCCTCGCGGCGCACTACGGGCCACCGCGGTAGGTGTCGATGACCTCGACGGCGTGGCCGTCGACGGTTCGTTTCCCGGGAAGTCCCAGTCCGGCGACCCCGCTGAGGTCAACGGAACATCGCACGTCGACGCGCACGCTGCCGCCGGGACGCCAGTCGCTCGACGACGTGTCGACGGCCAGCTTCCGGCATGCGACGCCGGACGCGGTGAGGTTGCGTCGCACGATGTCGCGCACGCCGACGAGCTGCGGCCCACGAGCCAGTGACGCGGTCCGCGCGGCTTCGGCGGCGGCCTGGGCGACATCCTGTTGCGCCTGGCCGAGGCGCCCCGCAAACACGACGAACAGCATGCACAGCACGAGCGCCGGTGCCAGGACGGCCAGCTCCGCGGACATCCCACCGTCGTCGCGCGTCATGGCGCGGTCTCCGGGACGAAGCGCTCAACCGGACCCTCGGCACTTGCGCTCACGGCTACCGGCAGGCCCGGGACCACCTGGTGCGCCCGTCCGACGACCGTGGAGGTCACGACCGTCGCGGTCCGCTCGACAGCGACGCGCGGTGCACGCAGGGCACCGAGGTGCCCGAGGAGCGCGTGTGCCGCGGCCTCACCCTCGGCCGCGCCGCCCCGCTCACCCTGGGCGGCCTCGACCGCTTCCTGGGCGCCGGCCTCGGCGATCTGGGCGGCGTGCAGATACAGACCGAACTGGATGGCCAGCAGTATCACGAGCAGGACCGCCGGGAACACGATCACGAGCTCGGTGCTGCCGGCGCCATCGTCGTCAGCGATACCCGCCCTCCTCGGACACCCCCACGGCCCCAGCCAGCCAACACGCGCCGCCGTCAGCCGCCGAGGTTCATGCCGTTGGCCTTCGCCGTCACCTTCTCGGTGATAATCGCGACCACCACGATCGCCAGGGCCGCCAGCGCCGCGGTGATCACCACCGCCTCGGTCGATAGCGCGCCGCGCTGCTCGACGGCGATGCGACGGCGCACGGCAAGCAGCTGGACGTGCAGCCAGAGCAGGGAGATCATGTGCGTTCCTTTCGTTCACAGCTCACCAAGGACGACCCAGACCGCCGGGAAACCGACAAACAACATGAAGGCGACGGCCAGCAGTGCGACGGGCACGCTCATCTGCTCGGTGACGGCGCGGGCCCGGGTCTCGACCGCCGTCAGCTGCGCCGAGCGCAACGCCCGCGCCCGCTCCGTCAAGGTGATGCGGACCCGTGCCCCCTGTTCGCCGGCCAGTTGCAGGCTCGTGGCGAGCTGTGACAGCTCGTCGATCTGCAGCCGGTCACCGAGCAGTCCCAGCACCTCCCACGGTGTCTGGCCGGTCAGCCGGCACCGGTCGAGCGCGGCGCGCAGGCGCTGCTGGGGCCACGCGTCGCCGAGGGATGCCGCGGCGTGCA
This window encodes:
- a CDS encoding AAA family ATPase gives rise to the protein MGPDDEVVARVFEPADLLDVGRFQGLEPYERIAENLIDLAWDERDGHNRQPGPPLSILLHGPSRVAMAVLAHTVAWGLDADLVQVFAAAVLPSSNGGSQPIVAPAVNKARGRRRSVLFIDQLDMLSTADGHDVRRQRAMNDLVAEVLRPAYGRAPIVIAAYVGDDAPDRRLTDRFEHIVFIDVPESDDAEVAPVRHRSASASVRTAPTHAHVQHGGQRCGPTMESAA
- a CDS encoding NUDIX domain-containing protein, coding for MPQHHVSVAGVVVDPEGRVLAVRRRDNGAWELPGAVLERGELIEDGLAREIKEEAGVLVDVVRLSGVYKHIARGIVAIVFYCELAHELETDWAETVGVRWMDRIEVADRMTPVFAQRVLDALDRGSNSAPAVRHHDGGHSSRRCTCPSRTSTVLGAD
- a CDS encoding LysM peptidoglycan-binding domain-containing protein gives rise to the protein MMRPSRRRHDLAAGFAAGVGLVLLVAGVPIALAVTVGWPLPRSMPQLETVMAALRYGQIAPTTLLQALAVVLWLTWAAITAGIILEIAAVLRRTVAQALPGLGPVQQLAARLVATVMLMSSVTTRAAAEPPPVPPTAGAPVEARADQHTSRPEDAPPPEQQATTGAWWTVRTHDSLWSIAERTLGEGHRWKEIAARNIDRPQPDGGRLQRGATLIRPGWRLELPPDANVPAPPARVTVSAGDDLWSIAEEHLDDGERWREIHSRNRGRRQPDGGHVDDPDLIRPGWVLRLPTMEPSSDGTGEGARSDDGGTRAGSDHGGRRAGSRTGARDEAPRPPTDHPGGATAPVPAPVTPSTLPPPVARPEAADSAVGSEPPALPHRGQLAPARFEAPARERNDDWNLAPAATAVLAAVLLGLIANRRRHRLRHRAVGAVPAPVDPEAAELERWLRSMAEHDLTHRTDRVLCTLTEHFAEHGAAPEVRAVELGEDVVLHLSTAEQTTPPGVTASDDGRRWIVAAELEMAPATHDRRYVPALVSCGRTDAGALLLIDPIAVAGVGVCGPDDLVADAMTSWTAELAAAGAARGAEIVVVGRHHPLVERLARVSIAADAGAALDRVRRLGDAVERADSRIVVLCGSGVADDDVHALLDAAAHPAVGLVVAGREGPATQVELSGHEVRLWPDDIRLDPPEWLTPDDWDRFGDLLRPTTHGHVATPGPPALRPVLADDHMRLATATDERRSIRVVGLLGPLTIDDRSLTIDADAAELLTWLAVHRTGADVGTLLGLLRPGRTPDPDVLEHAIATVDALLGTSDPAVVRTDDGRLELSDTVTTDLARCDELVGGLDHQPPPAQARSIYTALELVRGEPFTDAAAWAHADGTALRTAGMIIDIAHRLAMQSLTIGDVERAAWAVDRGLLAAPTSELLHRDRMRTADMAGDPAGVDACMRRLRLRVEADGGWLTPETEALYRELRAAAPPDVAEDAS
- a CDS encoding pilus assembly protein TadG-related protein, which codes for MRREDGSLSVFVVIVTMALLLTAALVLDGGRLLAARRQAADIAGNAARAGVQAVDEHELRSGRAIVDPVDGHDAVAAYLASTPATGTTRITGDTVTVDVRMRVEMLLLGLAGVGDPTVTASRQARAATGVSDGGP
- a CDS encoding TadE/TadG family type IV pilus assembly protein; the encoded protein is MTRDDGGMSAELAVLAPALVLCMLFVVFAGRLGQAQQDVAQAAAEAARTASLARGPQLVGVRDIVRRNLTASGVACRKLAVDTSSSDWRPGGSVRVDVRCSVDLSGVAGLGLPGKRTVDGHAVEVIDTYRGGP
- a CDS encoding TadE family protein codes for the protein MTAARVGWLGPWGCPRRAGIADDDGAGSTELVIVFPAVLLVILLAIQFGLYLHAAQIAEAGAQEAVEAAQGERGGAAEGEAAAHALLGHLGALRAPRVAVERTATVVTSTVVGRAHQVVPGLPVAVSASAEGPVERFVPETAP